A genomic window from Lycium barbarum isolate Lr01 chromosome 4, ASM1917538v2, whole genome shotgun sequence includes:
- the LOC132637032 gene encoding ATPase 9, plasma membrane-type-like produces the protein MASNLSLEELKNETVDLENIPVEEVFQILKCSKEGLTNAEGQNRLQIFGPNKLEEKKENKVLKFLGFMWNPLSWVMEAAAIMSIVLANGGGKPPDWPDFVGIMVLLIINSTISFIEENNAGNAAAALMANLAPKTKVLRDGKWSEEEASLLVPGDLISVKLGDIVPADARLLEGDPLKIDQAALTGESLPVTKQPGDQVFSGSTVKQGEIEAVVIATGVHTFFGKAAHLVDSTNQVGHFQKVLTAIGNFCICSILVGIVIEIVVMWPIQKRKYRDGIDNLLVLLIGGIPIAMPTVLSVTMAIGSHRLSQQGAITKRMTAIEEMAGMDVLCSDKTGTLTLNKLTVDKNLIEVFPKNADKDTLMLLAARASRVENQDAIDACIVNNLGDPKQARAGIEEVHFFPFNPVDKRTAITYIDDSGNWHRASKGAPEQIIELCELRGDVLKKAHDIIDNFANRGLRSLGVARQTLPEKDKESAGSPWEFVGLLPLFDPPRHDSAETIRKALELGVNVKMITGDQLAIGKETGRRLGMGTNMYPSSALLGDHKDETIAQIPIEELIEQADGFAGVFPEHKYEIVKKLQERKHICGMTGDGVNDAPALKKADIGIAVADATDAARGASDIVLTEPGLGVIISAVLTSRAIFQRMKNYTIYAVSITIRVVMGFMLIALIWEFDFPPFMVLIIAILNDGTIMTISKDRVKPSPLPDSWKLNEIFATGIVLGTYQALMTVLFFYLAASTDFFTDKFGVKSIRGNHYELTAAIYLQVSIISQALIFVTRSRSWSFMERPGIWLVIAFFLAQFVATLITVYAHWDFARINGIGWGWAAIIWVYTIITYIPLDILKFISRYALSGEAWESMIQNKTAFTTKKDYGKGEREAQWAVAQRTLHGLQTAESNGLFHDKNYRELNEIAEQAKRRAEVAKITHEP, from the exons ATGGCATCTAATTTATCCTTAGAAGAGCTTAAGAATGAGACGGTTGATCTT GAAAACATTCCGGTGGAAGAAGTCTTCCAGATACTAAAATGCAGCAAAGAGGGTTTGACAAATGCAGAAGGCCAAAACAGGCTTCAAATTTTTGGCCCCAACAAACTTGAAGAGAAAAAG GAGAACAAGGTCCTTAAGTTCTTGGGGTTTATGTGGAATCCTCTCTCATGGGTCATGGAAGCTGCTGCTATCATGTCCATTGTTCTAGCAAATGGAGGG GGCAAGCCACCGGATTGGCCAGACTTTGTAGGTATTATGGTCTTGCTTATTATCAACTCTACTATCAGTTTCATTGAAGAGAACAATGCTGGAAATGCTGCTGCTGCCCTTATGGCTAATCTTGCTCCCAAAACTAAG GTTTTGAGAGATGGAAAATGGTCTGAGGAGGAAGCTTCACTCCTGGTACCAGGTGATCTGATTAGTGTTAAGCTAGGTGACATTGTCCCAGCCGATGCTCGTCTTCTTGAGGGTGATCCCCTCAAGATTGATCAGGCTGCACTTACCGGTGAGTCCTTACCGGTCACAAAACAACCCGGTGATCAAGTTTTCTCTGGTTCCACTGTCAAGCAAGGCGAAATCGAGGCTGTTGTCATTGCTACTGGTGTTCATACTTTCTTTGGAAAGGCTGCACATCTTGTTGATAGCACAAACCAAGTTGGCCATTTCCAAAAG GTGTTGACTGCTATTGGAAACTTTTGTATCTgctcaattcttgtgggaatagtGATTGAGATTGTGGTGATGTGGCCGATTCAAAAGCGAAAATATAGAGATGGAATTGACAATTTGTTGGTGTTGCTTATTGGAGGTATCCCAATTGCCATGCCAACAGTCTTGTCTGTTACCATGGCTATTGGATCTCATCGGTTGTCCCAACAAGGTGCTATCACTAAGAGGATGACTGCTATCGAGGAAATGGCTGGTATGGATGTCCTCTGCAGTGACAAGACCGGTACCCTCACGCTTAACAAGCTTACTGTTGACAAAAACTTGATTGAG GTATTCCCTAAGAATGCAGACAAGGATACCCTTATGTTACTTGCTGCTAGAGCTTCCAGGGTCGAAAACCAGGATGCTATTGATGCTTGTATTGTTAACAATTTGGGTGATCCCAAACAG GCAAGAGCAGGCATCGAAGAGGTTCATTTCTTTCCGTTCAATCCGGTTGATAAGCGCACTGCAATCACCTATATTGATGACAGTGGAAACTGGCACAGGGCTAGCAAAGGTGCTCCCGAGCAA ATTATTGAGCTTTGTGAGCTTAGGGGAGATGTCTTAAAGAAAGCTCATGATATCATCGACAACTTTGCCAATCGTGGTCTTCGTTCTTTGGGTGTTGCAAGACAG ACTCTGCCGGAGAAAGACAAGGAAAGTGCTGGTTCGCCTTGGGAATTCGTGGGGCTTTTACCTCTATTTGATCCACCAAGGCACGACAGTGCAGAGACAATTCGCAAAGCTCTCGAGCTTGGTGTTAATGTTAAGATGATCACCGGTGACCAACTTGCTATCGGTAAGGAAACTGGTCGTAGGCTCGGTATGGGAACCAACATGTATCCATCTTCAGCTCTTCTTGGTGACCACAAGGATGAGACCATTGCCCAAATTCCTATTGAGGAGCTCATTGAACAGGCTGATGGCTTTGCAGGAGTCTTCCCAG AACACAAGTATGAGATTGTGAAGAAGTTGCAAGAAAGAAAGCACATTTGTGGTATGACTGGAGATGGTGTGAATGATGCACCAGCACTGAAGAAGGCAGACATTGGTATTGCAGTTGCTGATGCAACAGATGCAGCTCGGGGCGCATCTGATATCGTTTTGACCGAACCAGGTCTCGGTGTCATTATAAGTGCTGTGTTGACAAGCAGAGCCATTTTCCAAAGGATGAAGAACTATACCATTTATGCAGTCTCAATCACGATCCGTGTCGTTATGGGTTTCATGCTCATTGCTCTTATTTGGGAATTCGACTTCCCGCCTTTCATGGTCCTTATCATTGCCATCCTCAATGATGGAACCATCATGACTATATCTAAGGACAGGGtcaagccatctcctttgccCGACTCGTGGAAGCTCAACGAGATCTTTGCCACTGGGATCGTCCTCGGAACCTATCAAGCTCTCATGACTGTTCTGTTCTTCTATCTTGCAGCTTCTACTGATTTCTTTACA GACAAGTTCGGTGTTAAATCAATCAGGGGTAACCACTATGAACTTACAGCTGCTATATACCTTCAAGTGAGTATTATCAGTCAGGCTCTCATCTTTGTGACGAGATCAAGAAGCTGGTCGTTTATGGAACGTCCCGGTATCTGGCTTGTCATTGCTTTCTTTCTAGCCCAATTT GTGGCTACACTAATTACTGTTTACGCGCACTGGGACTTTGCTAGGATCAATGGAATTGGTTGGGGATGGGCAGCAATCATATGGGTCTACACAATTATTACTTATATCCCTCTTGATATTCTTAAATTCATTAGTCGTTATGCGTTGAGTGGCGAGGCCTGGGAATCAATGATCCAGAATAAG ACCGCCTTCACAACAAAGAAGGACTATGGAAAAGGCGAAAGAGAAGCACAATGGGCCGTGGCTCAACGTACACTTCACGGTCTTCAGACTGCAGAAAGCAATGGCTTATTCCATGACAAGAACTACCGGGAGTTGAACGAGATTGCTGAACAGGCTAAACGTCGTGCTGAAGTTGCAAAAATTACACACGAGCCATAA